The following proteins come from a genomic window of Citrobacter europaeus:
- a CDS encoding maltoporin: MITLRKLPLAVAVAAGIMSVQAMAVDFHGYARSGIGWTGSGGEQQCFQATGAQSKYRLGNECETYAEIKLGQEVWKEGDKSFYFDTNVAYSVAQQNDWEATDPAFREANVQGKNLIEWLPGSTIWAGKRFYQRHDVHMIDFYYWDISGPGAGIENIDLGFGKLSLAATRSQEAGGSYTFSSQNIYDTSKDTANDVFDVRLAQMATNPDGMLELGVDYGRANKTDGYSYADDATKDGWMFTAEHTQSMLKGYNKFVVQYATDAMTTQGKGGSQGTYGSTFDTQVSPDAPVIHHVDNNINNNGSLVRVLDHGAISLGDKWDLMYVGMYQNIDLDNDLGTEWYTVGIRPMYKWTPIMSTLLEVGYDNVKSQQTSDRNSQYKITLAQQWQAGDSIWSRPAIRVFATYAKWDEEWGYVKNGDKVSKYAAATNSGISTTSRGDSDEWSFGAQMEIWW; encoded by the coding sequence ATGATTACTCTGCGCAAACTCCCTCTGGCGGTTGCTGTGGCAGCAGGCATTATGTCTGTTCAGGCAATGGCCGTGGACTTCCATGGTTATGCTCGTTCCGGTATTGGCTGGACGGGTAGCGGCGGTGAACAACAATGTTTCCAGGCAACAGGTGCACAAAGTAAATACCGTCTTGGTAACGAATGTGAAACCTATGCGGAAATCAAATTAGGTCAGGAAGTGTGGAAAGAGGGCGATAAGAGCTTCTACTTCGACACCAACGTTGCCTACTCCGTTGCACAGCAGAATGACTGGGAAGCGACCGATCCTGCTTTCCGCGAAGCCAACGTGCAGGGTAAAAACCTGATTGAATGGCTGCCGGGTTCCACCATCTGGGCCGGTAAACGTTTCTATCAGCGTCATGACGTCCACATGATCGACTTCTACTACTGGGATATTTCAGGTCCTGGTGCTGGTATTGAAAACATCGATCTGGGCTTCGGTAAACTGTCTCTGGCGGCCACCCGTTCTCAGGAAGCTGGGGGGTCTTATACCTTCAGTAGCCAGAATATCTACGACACCTCTAAAGATACCGCGAACGACGTATTTGACGTACGTTTAGCGCAGATGGCTACTAACCCTGACGGTATGCTGGAACTGGGTGTGGACTATGGCCGCGCGAATAAAACCGACGGTTACAGCTACGCGGATGACGCAACGAAAGATGGTTGGATGTTCACCGCAGAACACACCCAAAGTATGCTGAAAGGCTATAACAAATTTGTTGTTCAGTACGCGACTGACGCCATGACAACGCAAGGTAAGGGCGGCTCGCAGGGGACTTACGGCTCTACCTTCGATACTCAGGTATCTCCAGATGCACCTGTCATCCATCATGTTGACAACAACATCAATAACAATGGTAGCCTGGTACGCGTACTTGACCATGGTGCAATCTCTCTGGGCGACAAGTGGGACCTGATGTACGTCGGTATGTATCAGAACATCGACCTGGATAACGACCTGGGTACCGAATGGTACACCGTGGGTATCCGTCCGATGTACAAATGGACGCCGATCATGAGCACCTTGCTGGAAGTCGGTTACGACAACGTTAAATCACAGCAGACCAGCGATCGCAACAGCCAGTACAAAATCACCCTGGCACAACAATGGCAGGCTGGCGACAGCATCTGGTCTCGCCCGGCAATCCGCGTCTTCGCAACCTATGCCAAATGGGATGAAGAGTGGGGTTACGTGAAAAATGGCGACAAAGTTTCTAAATATGCCGCCGCAACTAACTCTGGTATCAGCACAACCAGCCGTGGCGACAGCGATGAGTGGTCCTTCGGTGCCCAGATGGAAATCTGGTGGTAA